A section of the Clostridium sp. TW13 genome encodes:
- a CDS encoding ABC transporter permease, with product MKFKYVLKLSFSNLSRRKVKTIISILLMTVALTIFILTLSFSSSLNQYFNSNLENNVGCRSLFVDYDYKLYSEAKIIDIVSKYQHVSAAIPQGDLGQQISADQFVGQFQIPNIGSNNGEIMIKGGNNKTVPKIIAGRNFKDDETNVAIVPDKFIPDSRIESAKGIKADSILDGKSLLGKEVIGKYNSNNSSKTYKFTIVGVFDTDKSNENGDIFYVPYKDIDIIYRAQNESINNTTEGGYPIEIVVDNYKNVDAVMNELYKNNMVPSVKVRLNTQLPLYINLLGGGLSVVIFIVVLINIAMTTINSIKDRTSEIGMLKAIGYRNKIVLLMLNLETIIIGIIGFVIAMGISSGALIYVSRRIKDQNPTDNMHVSANLIAVLIALVLSVIVPVIACISSSIRTMKIQPSYAMKE from the coding sequence ATGAAATTTAAATATGTATTGAAGCTTTCTTTTAGTAATTTATCAAGAAGAAAAGTAAAGACAATAATAAGCATTTTATTAATGACTGTCGCATTAACTATATTTATATTAACCTTATCATTTTCCTCCTCCCTCAACCAATATTTTAATTCCAATCTTGAAAATAATGTGGGATGTAGAAGCTTATTTGTAGATTATGATTACAAATTGTATTCTGAAGCCAAAATCATAGATATAGTATCAAAATATCAACATGTTAGTGCAGCAATTCCACAAGGAGATCTTGGGCAACAGATTAGCGCTGACCAATTTGTAGGACAATTTCAGATACCAAACATAGGAAGTAATAATGGTGAGATAATGATCAAAGGAGGGAATAATAAAACTGTTCCTAAAATAATAGCAGGGAGAAACTTCAAGGATGATGAAACGAATGTTGCGATTGTACCAGATAAATTTATACCAGACTCAAGGATAGAGAGTGCCAAAGGAATAAAAGCTGACTCTATTTTAGATGGAAAGTCTTTATTGGGAAAAGAAGTTATAGGAAAGTACAATTCAAATAATAGTAGTAAAACATATAAATTTACTATTGTAGGTGTTTTTGATACAGATAAAAGTAATGAAAATGGGGACATATTTTATGTGCCATATAAGGATATAGACATAATTTATAGAGCTCAGAATGAATCTATAAATAATACAACCGAAGGAGGATATCCTATTGAAATTGTTGTAGATAATTATAAAAATGTGGATGCTGTGATGAACGAGTTGTATAAGAATAATATGGTGCCAAGTGTAAAGGTTAGATTAAATACGCAATTGCCGTTATATATAAATCTTTTAGGTGGTGGATTGTCAGTTGTAATATTTATAGTTGTGCTAATAAATATTGCTATGACCACTATTAATTCTATAAAAGATAGAACTTCAGAGATAGGAATGTTAAAAGCCATTGGGTATAGAAATAAGATAGTTTTATTAATGCTTAATCTTGAGACTATTATTATAGGAATAATAGGCTTTGTTATAGCGATGGGGATTTCGTCAGGAGCGTTGATTTATGTTTCAAGACGTATTAAAGACCAAAATCCAACTGATAATATGCATGTTTCAGCTAATTTAATAGCTGTCTTAATTGCTTTAGTTCTTTCTGTTATAGTACCAGTTATAGCTTGCATTTCCTCTAGTATAAGAACTATGAAGATACAGCCCTCTTATGCTATGAAAGAATAA
- a CDS encoding ABC transporter ATP-binding protein, which translates to MIIKANNLSKVYKGKVQAVKNVTISLEKSKFYAIMGHSGSGKTTLLQLLGLLDKATSGELYIDGENVANLNENEKAKIRMGKIGFVFQAFYLNPKLKAYENVMLPMYINENYRNDDLKEKAMNLLEQLGMSDRAKHYPKELSGGEQQRVAIARSLANNPDCIFADEPTGNLDIENEIIVFEILKKLSREGKCVLVVSHNEIVKKYADKLFYMDKGILREEISNEI; encoded by the coding sequence ATGATAATCAAAGCAAATAATCTTTCAAAGGTATACAAAGGAAAAGTACAAGCTGTTAAGAATGTTACCATTAGCCTTGAAAAAAGTAAATTTTATGCTATCATGGGACATTCTGGTTCTGGCAAAACTACTTTATTGCAATTATTAGGGCTTCTTGATAAAGCGACCAGTGGTGAATTATATATTGATGGTGAAAATGTAGCAAATTTAAATGAGAATGAAAAAGCAAAAATAAGAATGGGGAAAATAGGTTTTGTATTTCAGGCATTTTATTTAAATCCTAAATTAAAGGCATATGAGAATGTAATGCTGCCAATGTATATAAATGAAAATTATCGAAATGATGATTTAAAGGAAAAGGCAATGAACTTATTAGAACAGCTTGGGATGTCTGATAGGGCTAAGCACTACCCAAAGGAACTTTCAGGTGGAGAACAGCAAAGAGTTGCCATTGCCAGATCTCTTGCAAACAATCCAGATTGTATATTTGCAGATGAACCTACTGGTAATTTAGATATTGAAAATGAAATAATAGTTTTTGAGATTTTAAAAAAGTTATCTAGAGAAGGTAAATGTGTTCTTGTAGTAAGTCACAATGAAATTGTAAAGAAATATGCAGATAAACTTTTTTATATGGACAAAGGAATATTACGCGAGGAGATTAGCAATGAAATTTAA
- a CDS encoding ATP-binding cassette domain-containing protein, whose product MEYIEVKNVYKVIKGNIILENINLSLEKGKIYGFVGSNGAGKTMLFRTICGLIRPTEGEVVIDDKILSKEIDCPSSCGVILDTPGFWENQTGFECLKNIASIKSIIDEDTISLWMLKLGLNPKNKRVFRKYSLGMKQKLALAQAFMESPDLLILDEPTNALDEESIDNLKLILKKERIRGATILIASHNKRDIEELCDKVFKVDSGRIAEV is encoded by the coding sequence ATGGAATATATAGAAGTTAAAAATGTTTATAAAGTAATAAAAGGTAATATAATTTTAGAGAACATAAATTTAAGTTTAGAGAAAGGAAAAATATATGGGTTTGTAGGGAGCAATGGAGCTGGTAAGACTATGTTATTCAGAACAATTTGTGGATTGATTAGACCTACAGAAGGTGAGGTGGTTATAGATGATAAGATTCTTTCAAAAGAAATAGATTGTCCTAGTTCTTGTGGAGTAATATTAGATACACCAGGATTTTGGGAAAATCAAACTGGATTTGAATGCTTAAAAAATATAGCCAGCATTAAATCAATTATTGATGAAGATACTATATCTTTATGGATGTTAAAACTTGGTCTAAATCCAAAAAATAAGAGAGTATTTAGAAAATATTCATTAGGGATGAAGCAAAAATTAGCATTGGCACAGGCTTTTATGGAGTCGCCAGATTTGCTTATTTTAGATGAACCTACTAATGCTTTAGATGAAGAGAGTATAGATAATTTGAAATTAATTTTAAAAAAAGAAAGAATACGAGGTGCGACCATTCTTATAGCCAGTCATAATAAAAGGGACATTGAGGAACTTTGTGATAAGGTATTCAAAGTAGATTCTGGAAGGATTGCAGAGGTATAG
- a CDS encoding C-GCAxxG-C-C family (seleno)protein — protein MERVLELRKEGYNCAESIIKAFNEETESDIPVSIASPFGGGMSVGGTCGAITGTLMAVGALKGRNSSEEKNNSRAMSKDIIDKVKEKYGTIECIELKKKGVTCEEIIKYTYDTFKECTK, from the coding sequence ATGGAAAGAGTATTGGAACTTCGTAAAGAAGGCTATAATTGTGCAGAATCTATAATTAAAGCATTTAATGAGGAAACTGAATCAGACATTCCAGTATCAATTGCTAGTCCTTTTGGTGGAGGTATGTCTGTAGGGGGAACTTGTGGAGCTATTACAGGAACATTAATGGCTGTAGGAGCATTAAAAGGAAGAAATTCAAGTGAAGAGAAAAATAATTCAAGAGCAATGTCAAAAGACATTATAGATAAAGTAAAAGAAAAGTATGGAACAATAGAATGTATTGAACTTAAGAAAAAAGGTGTTACTTGTGAAGAAATAATTAAATACACCTATGATACATTTAAGGAATGTACAAAATAG
- the trpS gene encoding tryptophan--tRNA ligase — protein sequence MSKERILTGDRPTGKLHLGHYVGSLKSRVELQNSGLYESFIMIADQQALTDNARNPEKIRKSLTEVALDYLAVGIDPTKSTIFVQSQIPELNELTMHYLNLVTVSRLQRNPTVKEEIKQKNFENSIPAGFFIYPVSQAADITAFKATTVPVGEDQLPMIEQTREIVRSFNSIYGEILVEPKEVLPKGTLGRLPGIDGKAKMSKSLNNGIYLSDSEDEIKKKVMSMYTDPNHIRVEDPGQVENNTVFLYLDAFCKDVDTVAEMKEHYTRGGLGDVKVKRFLNEVLQAELEPIRKRREEFAKDIPEVYKILKNGSDAAREVAAQTLKEVREAIGIEYFK from the coding sequence ATGAGTAAAGAAAGAATATTAACAGGGGATAGACCTACAGGAAAACTACATTTAGGACATTATGTAGGATCGTTAAAAAGTAGAGTTGAATTGCAAAATTCAGGGTTGTATGAAAGTTTTATTATGATTGCAGACCAGCAAGCATTAACTGACAATGCTAGAAATCCAGAAAAAATTAGAAAGAGTTTGACAGAAGTTGCTTTAGATTATTTAGCAGTAGGAATAGATCCAACTAAGTCTACAATTTTTGTTCAATCTCAAATACCAGAACTAAATGAATTGACAATGCATTATTTAAATCTTGTAACAGTATCAAGATTGCAACGTAATCCTACAGTTAAAGAAGAGATTAAGCAAAAGAATTTTGAAAATAGTATTCCAGCAGGATTTTTTATTTATCCAGTAAGTCAGGCTGCAGATATTACGGCTTTTAAAGCAACAACTGTACCAGTTGGAGAAGACCAATTGCCAATGATTGAGCAAACTAGAGAAATAGTTAGAAGCTTTAATTCAATTTATGGGGAAATATTAGTTGAACCTAAAGAAGTATTACCTAAGGGGACTTTAGGCAGATTACCAGGAATAGATGGTAAGGCTAAAATGAGTAAATCATTAAACAATGGAATTTATTTATCAGACAGTGAGGATGAAATTAAGAAAAAGGTAATGTCAATGTATACAGATCCAAATCATATAAGGGTAGAGGATCCAGGTCAAGTAGAAAACAATACTGTATTTTTATATCTAGATGCATTCTGCAAGGATGTGGATACGGTTGCTGAAATGAAGGAGCATTATACTCGTGGTGGTTTAGGTGATGTTAAAGTTAAGAGATTCTTAAATGAAGTTTTACAAGCAGAGCTAGAGCCAATAAGAAAAAGAAGAGAGGAATTTGCAAAGGATATTCCTGAAGTGTATAAAATTCTTAAGAACGGCAGTGACGCAGCTAGAGAGGTGGCAGCACAAACCCTTAAAGAAGTTAGAGAAGCTATTGGAATTGAGTATTTTAAATAA
- the galE gene encoding UDP-glucose 4-epimerase GalE, with product MAVLITGGAGYIGSHTAIELLNAGYEVVIADNLINSSEIVVDRIKEISGKDFKFYNIDVLDEEKVEQIFKENSIEATIHFAALKAVGESVEKPLEYYHNNLTSTLVVLKVMRKYNVKNFVFSSSATVYGDSKDVPFRESSPLQPATNPYGSTKVMNEKILRDLYKADNSWNIALLRYFNPIGAHESGLIGENPKGIPNNLMPYITKVAVGELKEVKVFGDDYDTPDGTGVRDYIHVVDLAVGHVKALDKLKTKPGIVTYNLGTGKGVSVLEMIKAVSKACGKDLPYTIAPRRAGDIAVCYADASKANKELGWTAERDLDDMCRDSWNWQSKNPEGYVK from the coding sequence ATGGCAGTATTAATTACAGGTGGAGCAGGTTATATTGGAAGTCATACAGCAATAGAACTTTTAAATGCAGGTTATGAAGTAGTCATAGCAGATAACCTAATAAATAGTAGTGAGATTGTTGTTGATAGAATAAAAGAAATTTCAGGTAAAGATTTTAAGTTTTACAACATAGATGTATTAGATGAAGAAAAAGTTGAGCAAATATTCAAGGAAAATTCTATAGAAGCAACTATTCATTTTGCAGCTTTAAAGGCAGTTGGAGAATCAGTAGAGAAACCTTTAGAATATTACCATAACAATTTAACAAGTACTTTGGTAGTGCTTAAGGTTATGAGAAAATACAACGTGAAGAACTTTGTATTTAGTTCTTCTGCAACAGTATATGGTGATTCTAAGGATGTACCATTTAGAGAAAGCTCACCTTTACAACCAGCAACAAATCCATATGGAAGCACAAAGGTAATGAATGAAAAGATATTAAGAGATTTATATAAAGCAGATAACTCTTGGAATATAGCACTTTTACGTTACTTTAACCCAATTGGAGCTCACGAAAGTGGTCTAATAGGTGAAAATCCAAAGGGAATACCAAACAATTTAATGCCTTATATAACTAAGGTTGCAGTTGGAGAGTTAAAAGAAGTTAAAGTATTTGGTGATGACTATGATACTCCAGACGGAACAGGAGTTAGAGATTACATCCATGTAGTTGATTTAGCTGTTGGTCATGTAAAGGCTCTTGACAAATTAAAAACAAAACCAGGAATAGTAACATATAATCTAGGAACTGGTAAGGGAGTTAGCGTGCTAGAAATGATAAAGGCAGTATCAAAGGCTTGTGGCAAAGATTTACCTTACACTATAGCACCAAGAAGAGCTGGAGATATAGCTGTTTGTTATGCAGATGCATCAAAAGCAAACAAAGAATTAGGATGGACTGCTGAAAGAGATCTAGACGATATGTGTAGAGATTCTTGGAACTGGCAAAGCAAAAATCCAGAAGGATATGTAAAATAG
- a CDS encoding cyclic nucleotide-binding domain-containing protein, producing the protein MIEIIDETKLVSYIEKYSLNDMFTEDMSSYMRLWKFNKGEHICRSDENITKLYFLVSGKAKVYTILSNGKQLLLSFISPLELIGDLECIKLNQFHCNIQVIQEAYCISIDLNIIRENLMDDGRFLRYIINSLGEKLTQNTNSNSINLLYPLENRLASYILATSINDEGEETEIMQDYNLTEISELLGTSYRHLLRTLNKFIEKGAIAKKNASYEIVRRDILTDLAGDLYE; encoded by the coding sequence ATGATAGAAATTATTGATGAGACTAAGCTTGTTTCTTACATTGAAAAGTATAGTTTGAATGATATGTTTACAGAGGATATGAGCTCATATATGCGACTTTGGAAATTTAATAAAGGAGAGCATATTTGCAGATCGGATGAAAATATAACTAAATTGTATTTTTTAGTATCAGGTAAAGCTAAAGTGTATACCATACTAAGTAATGGAAAACAGCTATTGCTTAGCTTTATTAGTCCTTTAGAATTGATAGGTGACCTTGAATGCATAAAGCTAAATCAGTTTCATTGCAATATACAGGTTATACAGGAAGCTTATTGTATATCTATTGATTTAAATATTATTAGAGAGAATCTAATGGATGATGGACGTTTTTTAAGATATATTATAAATAGTTTAGGTGAAAAACTTACTCAAAATACAAATAGCAATTCAATTAATCTCTTATATCCTTTAGAAAATAGATTAGCAAGCTATATTTTAGCTACATCTATTAATGATGAAGGGGAAGAAACCGAAATTATGCAGGATTATAATCTAACTGAAATATCAGAGTTGTTGGGAACAAGTTATAGACATTTATTAAGAACATTGAATAAATTCATTGAAAAAGGAGCAATTGCTAAGAAAAATGCTAGTTATGAGATAGTTAGAAGAGATATTTTGACAGATTTGGCTGGAGATTTATATGAATAA
- a CDS encoding DMT family transporter: MYNFLSILTGALVTIMVSFNAILSKNFGNYTSTIIIHIVGLIAILLVLAVKRLKIPFDRSISLFTYTAGFIGVFTVLFCNSAMIALGASLSVALGLFGQGITSIIIDHYGLFGMEVVKFNNKKLIGFAIMVVGLIVMTIY, from the coding sequence ATGTACAATTTTTTATCAATTTTAACAGGTGCTTTAGTCACCATAATGGTAAGCTTTAATGCTATACTTTCAAAGAATTTTGGAAACTATACTTCAACTATTATAATTCACATCGTTGGATTAATTGCAATTTTACTTGTACTAGCTGTGAAAAGATTAAAAATTCCTTTTGATAGATCAATATCATTATTCACTTATACTGCTGGTTTTATAGGTGTTTTCACTGTACTATTCTGTAATTCTGCAATGATAGCTTTAGGAGCATCCTTATCTGTTGCCTTAGGTCTTTTTGGACAAGGAATTACTTCAATCATAATAGACCACTACGGACTTTTTGGTATGGAAGTTGTGAAGTTCAATAACAAAAAATTAATTGGATTTGCAATAATGGTTGTAGGCCTTATTGTAATGACAATTTATTAG
- a CDS encoding DMT family transporter, which produces MILNIILALASGLTNVLGRIINSNLANKIGILPGTFYNYLTGLIASTVFFMFSSNTIRYSPDKFLGLPVYAYIGGAIGVVVVGISSYITPKISALYATVLLFVGQLFAGIIIDYFTLHVLSTGKVVGGVLVLLGLVYNVFVDKKDAEIAKNA; this is translated from the coding sequence ATGATATTAAATATAATTCTTGCTTTAGCAAGTGGACTAACTAACGTTTTAGGTAGAATAATAAACTCAAACTTAGCTAATAAAATAGGTATTTTACCTGGCACATTCTATAATTACTTAACTGGATTAATAGCTTCAACAGTTTTCTTTATGTTTAGCAGCAACACTATAAGATATTCTCCTGACAAGTTTTTAGGCTTGCCTGTATATGCATATATTGGTGGTGCTATCGGAGTAGTTGTTGTGGGAATTTCTAGCTACATAACTCCAAAAATCTCTGCTCTATATGCTACAGTACTTTTATTTGTTGGACAACTTTTTGCTGGAATAATCATAGATTATTTCACACTACATGTTCTTTCAACAGGAAAAGTTGTTGGCGGAGTTTTAGTTTTATTAGGATTAGTTTATAACGTATTTGTAGATAAAAAGGATGCAGAAATTGCTAAAAATGCTTAA
- a CDS encoding flavodoxin family protein, translating into MRVLVMNCSPVRNGATAEIVNIVFDCLKVRYDVRRICIDDFDIHFCKGCRTCHNTSKCIQHDDINKIIEQYEWADIIISVSPSYWADIPGQFKVFIDRCTPWCNTHEPHATISSGKKGYSIALRTGPNMKECNRIIESIEHFYGHMEIECCDRLGLCSVEYKEAVEERKNEIIEFCNTI; encoded by the coding sequence GTGAGAGTATTAGTAATGAATTGTAGTCCAGTGAGAAATGGAGCAACTGCTGAAATAGTAAATATAGTCTTTGATTGTTTGAAAGTAAGATATGATGTAAGAAGAATATGTATTGATGATTTTGATATTCATTTTTGTAAAGGCTGTAGAACCTGTCATAATACTTCAAAATGTATTCAGCATGATGATATTAATAAGATAATTGAACAATATGAATGGGCAGATATTATTATATCCGTATCACCTTCTTATTGGGCAGATATTCCAGGACAATTTAAGGTTTTCATTGATAGGTGTACACCATGGTGCAATACACATGAACCACATGCAACTATAAGTAGTGGAAAGAAAGGATATTCAATAGCATTAAGAACAGGCCCCAATATGAAGGAATGCAATCGCATTATTGAAAGTATAGAGCATTTTTATGGACATATGGAAATTGAATGCTGTGATAGATTGGGTTTATGTTCAGTGGAATATAAAGAAGCAGTGGAAGAAAGAAAAAATGAAATTATAGAATTTTGTAATACAATATAG
- a CDS encoding DUF3781 domain-containing protein yields the protein MVTKINDDKCELKQNLDKLHTTELGVDRIKKNLFLDVDDVVKWCMDKILKSNAIIVRRGKNWYIDIDDCEITVNAYSYTIITAHKIKK from the coding sequence ATGGTAACAAAAATAAATGATGATAAATGCGAATTGAAACAAAACTTAGATAAGTTGCATACAACTGAGTTGGGAGTTGATCGAATTAAAAAGAATCTTTTTTTAGATGTGGACGATGTAGTAAAATGGTGCATGGACAAAATACTAAAATCTAATGCCATAATAGTTAGAAGAGGAAAGAATTGGTATATAGACATAGATGATTGTGAAATAACAGTTAATGCATATAGTTATACTATTATTACCGCTCATAAGATAAAAAAATAG
- a CDS encoding NUDIX hydrolase, with product MELWDVYDINRNKTNKTMVRGEAFEKDAYHLVIHVCIFNSNGQMLIQQRQPFKEGWPNMWDITVGGSAIKGDTSQSAAERELFEEIGLRVDFTNSRPHISINFEKGFDDVYLIEQDVDINELSLQYEEVQRVKWASKEEIFSMIESGEFIPYYKSLIQLFFDTRKQYGCHQEK from the coding sequence ATGGAACTTTGGGATGTATATGATATTAATAGAAATAAAACAAATAAAACTATGGTTCGTGGTGAAGCTTTTGAAAAGGATGCTTATCATCTAGTTATTCATGTATGTATTTTTAATTCTAATGGCCAAATGTTAATTCAGCAAAGGCAACCTTTCAAAGAAGGTTGGCCAAACATGTGGGATATAACAGTAGGAGGAAGTGCTATAAAGGGTGATACAAGTCAATCTGCTGCTGAAAGAGAATTGTTTGAGGAAATAGGATTAAGAGTAGATTTTACAAATAGTAGACCTCATATTAGCATTAACTTTGAAAAAGGATTTGATGATGTGTATCTAATTGAACAAGATGTTGATATCAATGAATTATCCTTGCAGTATGAAGAAGTTCAGAGGGTTAAGTGGGCTTCTAAAGAAGAAATATTTTCAATGATAGAAAGTGGTGAATTTATACCATATTATAAGAGTTTGATACAGTTATTTTTTGATACTCGAAAACAATATGGTTGCCATCAAGAAAAGTGA
- a CDS encoding VOC family protein — protein MIQSIVHIALVVKDYDEAIEFYTQKLHFTLVEDTYQPEQEKRWVVVSPPGSNGTTILLARPSKPEQEPFIGNQAGGRVFLFLGTDDFWRDYNEMRDVGIEFVREPKEQDYGTVAVFKDLYGNLWDLVEFNENHPMSKRIK, from the coding sequence ATGATTCAATCAATTGTGCATATTGCTTTGGTAGTAAAGGATTATGACGAAGCAATAGAATTCTATACACAAAAACTTCATTTCACATTAGTGGAAGATACATATCAACCAGAGCAAGAAAAAAGATGGGTAGTAGTATCTCCACCAGGTTCAAATGGAACAACAATATTACTTGCAAGACCATCTAAGCCAGAACAAGAGCCTTTCATAGGAAATCAAGCAGGGGGGAGAGTTTTTCTTTTCTTAGGAACTGATGATTTTTGGCGTGATTACAATGAAATGAGAGATGTAGGAATAGAATTTGTTAGAGAACCTAAGGAACAGGATTATGGAACGGTTGCAGTATTTAAGGATTTATATGGTAACCTATGGGATTTGGTTGAGTTCAATGAAAATCATCCAATGTCCAAAAGAATTAAATAA
- a CDS encoding GNAT family N-acetyltransferase: MEFRKLELNYVDEAVELAIEEYKNECANNQQLLVKDYRDKLRMLLIDIFNSKYGLVAIEDEKLVGYLVFLGGFKGQFGNVKGSFSPLFGSAFAGKSRKKTASMLFENVSNVMIKDGIFSFAICKYAHDKEIAEALIFSGFGIRCSDAIKNLAYVDEVKMDSGCRYEEISYQKVSILIGLKNGLSDHMSASPIYMPIAHFTADEFVAKCARMKSRFFVAYAGNRPVGYIEICKEAETFISEDPEVLNICGTYVEKQCRNSSVANELLMYTMKILADEGVKYLGVDCETLNPTALRFWKKNFECYTYSFVRRVDERIVNFYNSGSLNE, from the coding sequence ATGGAGTTTAGAAAATTAGAATTAAACTATGTAGATGAAGCAGTTGAATTAGCAATAGAGGAATATAAAAATGAATGTGCCAACAACCAGCAACTGTTAGTTAAAGATTACAGAGATAAATTGAGGATGTTATTAATTGATATTTTTAATAGTAAGTATGGATTAGTGGCAATTGAGGATGAAAAACTTGTTGGATATCTAGTGTTTTTAGGTGGATTCAAGGGGCAGTTTGGAAATGTAAAAGGTTCATTCTCACCGTTGTTTGGAAGTGCATTTGCAGGTAAAAGTAGAAAAAAGACAGCTTCTATGTTATTTGAAAATGTATCTAATGTAATGATAAAAGATGGAATATTTAGCTTTGCAATATGTAAATATGCTCATGATAAAGAGATAGCAGAAGCGCTGATATTCAGTGGTTTTGGAATCCGTTGTAGTGATGCAATAAAAAATTTGGCTTATGTAGATGAAGTGAAGATGGATAGTGGATGTAGATATGAAGAAATTAGCTATCAAAAAGTCAGTATCTTAATAGGGTTAAAAAATGGTCTTTCTGATCATATGAGCGCAAGTCCTATATATATGCCTATAGCACATTTTACAGCTGACGAGTTTGTAGCAAAGTGTGCTAGAATGAAAAGCAGGTTTTTTGTTGCATATGCTGGTAACAGACCTGTGGGGTATATTGAAATCTGTAAAGAAGCTGAAACATTTATTTCAGAAGATCCAGAGGTGCTAAATATCTGTGGAACATACGTTGAGAAACAATGTAGGAATAGCTCAGTTGCAAATGAATTGCTAATGTATACTATGAAAATATTAGCAGACGAAGGGGTTAAGTATTTAGGGGTTGATTGTGAGACTTTAAATCCAACAGCACTTCGATTTTGGAAAAAGAACTTTGAATGCTATACCTATAGCTTTGTTAGACGGGTGGATGAAAGAATTGTAAATTTTTACAATAGTGGCAGTCTGAATGAATAG
- a CDS encoding VOC family protein yields MKIGLQAYIQGTVEAVEFYQRAFGATLGYNVKNDDGTFMHAEINLDGQLLIALSEASSSVGIENIKRYSPTDYPTMNFSISLENEEAVKKSYEVLIEGGNILLPIGPLPWSACCANVIDKFGVFWYISV; encoded by the coding sequence ATGAAAATAGGATTGCAAGCATATATTCAAGGAACTGTTGAAGCAGTAGAATTTTATCAAAGGGCTTTTGGAGCCACTTTAGGGTATAATGTCAAGAATGATGATGGCACCTTTATGCATGCTGAAATAAACTTAGACGGACAACTTTTAATAGCATTGAGTGAAGCATCTAGCAGTGTTGGCATTGAGAATATAAAACGGTATTCCCCAACTGATTATCCAACAATGAATTTTAGTATTTCTTTAGAAAATGAAGAAGCTGTAAAAAAATCCTATGAGGTTTTGATAGAAGGAGGAAACATCTTACTTCCAATAGGACCACTGCCTTGGAGTGCTTGCTGCGCAAATGTTATTGATAAATTTGGGGTGTTTTGGTATATAAGTGTTTAA
- a CDS encoding phage head-tail adapter protein translates to MNTEWSDLNKKMNINIKKKSTFYEGIDILLELRKELMEQIIGFKELLNREDFNEIPFINAKGYHNKTIAYSLYHIFRIEDIVSNSLIKKRDQIFLKDNYCERMKSPIISTGNELIKQEIAIFSSKLNLDELYKYINDVDVSTTQLLKELSYDNIKIKMTEQDKELLKSLDVVSNDAIWLIDYWCDKNIQGLIQMPFSRHWIMHIEASLRIKNKIYKS, encoded by the coding sequence ATGAATACTGAATGGTCAGATTTAAACAAAAAAATGAATATAAATATAAAGAAAAAATCTACTTTCTATGAGGGTATTGACATACTGTTAGAGTTAAGAAAAGAATTAATGGAACAAATAATAGGATTCAAAGAATTGTTGAACAGAGAAGATTTTAATGAAATACCTTTTATAAATGCGAAAGGATATCATAATAAAACAATTGCCTATTCGTTGTACCATATTTTTAGAATAGAAGATATAGTATCTAATTCTTTGATTAAAAAAAGAGATCAAATATTTTTAAAAGATAACTATTGTGAAAGAATGAAATCACCTATTATATCGACTGGTAATGAACTGATAAAACAAGAAATTGCAATATTTTCATCAAAACTAAATTTGGATGAACTATATAAATATATTAATGATGTTGATGTTTCGACAACACAATTATTAAAAGAACTTTCATATGATAATATAAAAATAAAAATGACTGAACAAGATAAGGAACTACTTAAGTCATTGGATGTAGTTAGTAATGATGCTATTTGGTTAATTGATTATTGGTGTGATAAAAATATTCAGGGATTAATTCAAATGCCATTTTCACGACATTGGATAATGCATATTGAAGCCAGTCTTCGAATTAAAAATAAAATATACAAAAGCTGA